The Propionispora hippei DSM 15287 DNA window GTTTCGTCCCCACTTGATCTGGGAACTGCCGGTGGCACCGTCGGCGATGATAAAGTCGTAGATACCGCCGGCCTGGCCGTTGTACATCAGGTTATTGGCCGTACCGCCCCAGTAGAAGGTGTCGTGGCCGGTGCCGCCGATCAGCAGGTTGCTGCCGCCGCCCCCGTTCAAATAACAGTTACCTGAACCGGCATAGATGATGTCGTTGCCGCTGCCGCCATAAAGCAGGCTGTTGCCGGTACCGCCGCTGATGTAGTTGTCGCCATTGCCGCCGAAGATAGAGCTGCTGCCTGAGCCGCCGACCAGCATATCGCCGTTGTTGCTGCCGATGACAACATCGTTGCCGCTGCCGCCAATGTAGAGAGCATTTTGTTTATCCTTGACATACTGCCCTACCTGAATGGTCTGCCCGGTGGACGTACCGAAAATCTCCACCTCCGGGATATTGGTCTGGATGCCGGCCCACACCTGGGTCGGCGGGCCATAGCTGCGGAACACGGCCGTACCGAGTCCGATATCACCGTCAAACTGCTTGAGCCCCACCGCAGTCCCTGACCACAGGGCATCCGATTGGTCGGGCTCATGGCGGTCGAACCGGGTGGCGCTGATATTGCTTAAACCGGAAAGAATTCCCTGCATATCGGGCGTAACGATGTTCAGCGAATTAGCCCCTAAGAGCGCCGTATATTCCACATCCTGCAAATCTTCCCGCGGCGTCAGGATCGCCGGTACGATGACATCAACCCCCACATGATTATCCTTGCTCGGATCGGCATTGTAATTGACGTGGCCCACCGGGTCCTGCTCGGTAATCAGGTTAATTACATTGCTGAACTGCTGCGGCTGAAAGGTGCTTACAATCGCCTTGGCCTGCTTCATCCGGTCCAGCAGGGTACCGGCACTAAGCTTGATGGTACCGCCGCTCGGCAGATGGATGGCATTGCCGGCCAATAACTGTTCCTCGGCATATTCCTTCAGGGCCCCCAGCATACCCGGCCCGGCCTCGGCTATCGTCGGCAGGGCAATTCCCGTATCGATAAAATACATACCCGACATCATCTGCGCCAGGCCGCCGCCCAGGGAATGGCCGGCCACGGAAATGCCGTATCCGGCAAACGTATGCTGCGCGTCGGCGACCATGGTCTTAAACTTCTGATACCCTTCCAGCATTTGCGGCGGAATTACGCCCAACCCGATTTGCAGGTCAGCCACACCGTCCTTGCTCAGCCAAAGCGGGCTTAAGTCACTGTTCGGCTGCGTCCCCTCCAGGGTAATCGCCACCTGCTTATTCGCCGCATCCACATAGACCGTGCTGTTATAGCCGCTGGTAGTTTCCACTGTCTGATAGACTTTCCATTTGCTTGTAATCGCCGGATTGGTCTTTTCCTTGGCGCTGTAAATCAGCCAGGACAAATCGCCGATGGAAGCGCCGCTCATAAACGTATTGACGACAACCTTGCCGGCGCCGCCGCTGATACTGCCGGGCTGTTCGGTAAATACCGGCTTTGCCGTCGTACCCGGCAAAGCGTTAAACAGGTTAAGCGCCGCCGATTGCGCCAGGGTAATCGGATACTCCATGATGTTTTTTAAATCGGTTGCCAAATCGGGCTGCTTGCCGAAAATGGCGGTTTGGGTATCACTGACGATCTGCTGCACCACCTTAGCCGGATCGGACACTACTTTGGCTGTCTGTTCACTGATCACCGTGCCCACATCCTTGGCCAATACCTGCAAGTCCAGCTTTAAGCTGCTTAAGCTCAGACCCATTTTTGCGCCACCTCCCTGCTGCCAGGCTGTTGTTGCGGGGTTTTCCTTTTTTCCACTCTGACACTCTCCCTTTGGTATATTTTATTTGAGGCGGAATGACCGCTTCAAAACTGTAATCTACCAATTACCCGGCGTATCTGACCAACACTCTGTCGCGGCAGTCTCGCCAACCCCTTCGCAGACCGGATCTGCCTCATCCGGGTTTTGCTGTTGATGCAGGGAATAATAAATCCCCCGCAAACGCATCAGCTCTTCATGTGACCCCTGCTCCATCACCCGGCCGCGATCCAGTACAATAATCTGATCGCAGTGGCGCACAGTGGACAGACGGTGAGCAATCATAATCAACGTCCTGCCGGCAGCCATCTGGTTCAAATTTTCCATAATCCTGCGCTCCGATTCATAATCCAGCGCACTGGTGGCTTCGTCAAAAATTAAAATCCGCGGATTGGTCAGCAAGGCCCTGGCAATAGCCAGACGCTGACGCTGGCCGCCCGACAGGGCGCTGCCCCGCTCACCGACCGACGTATCATAGCCCTGGGCCATCTCACTGATAAACTCATGAGCGCCGCTCATGCGGGCCGCCTTTACTACATCGGCAATCGGTGCCCCCGGACAGGCCGCGGCAATATTTTCCCGTACCGTTCCGTTAAACAAAAATGTGTCCTGCAGTACAACGCCAATTTGCCGTCGTAACCAGGCGGGCTCCACCTGGGCCAAGTCCACTCCGTCAATCATTATGCGGCCTGATTCGGGCACATATAAACGCTGCATCAATTTGGTCAGCGTGCTTTTACCGGAGCCGGAACGGCCGACAATTCCCACGCTGCTTTCCGCCCGGATTTGCAGCTTTACCTGGTGCAGCACCTCACCGGCATCCTGCCGGTAGCGGAAAGTAACCCGGTCAAACACTATATCGCCCCGCACCGCCGGCAGGGTGGTGCGGTTGGGATTAAACGCCGGCTCCGCCGTTTCATTCATAATATCGCCCAACCGTTCTACCGACACGCCAACCTGCTGGAAGCTTTGCCATAAACTGACCAGCCGCAAAACAGGAGCAAAAATCTGACCGGCCAGCATCTGAAACGCCATCAGGCCGCCCACACTTAGTGAATCGCCCATCACCTGCCGGGCACCGAACCACAAAACCAGCAAAATGAAAAACTGCTGAATAAAACCGCCGGTGCTGCCGGCAACATTGGCCAGGTTCGCGGTACGGAAGGAGGTTTCAATATAGCGGGCCAGGCGCTGCTCCCATTCCTGCAGCAATTGCGGCTCCACAGCCAGCGCTTTCACCGTGTGAATACCGGTCACCATTTCAATGAGAAAAGTCTGGTTTTCCGTGCCTGCGGCAAACTGCTCCTGCAACCGGCTGCGATACAGTGGTGTGACCACCGCATTCAGCAGAATATAAAGCGGTAAAATCAACAGAGCGATTACGCTCAGCGTTGTGCTGTATAAAAACATGGCTAACATATACACCACGGTAAATACCACATCAAGCACCACGGTAATCGCCGATCCGGTAATAAACTGCCGCACATTCTCCAGTTCCCGGACCCGGGCCACCACCTCGCCAACCTGCCAGGTTTCAAAATATTTTACCGGCAGGGCGGTGATCTGACGAAACAGTTTGGCGCCCAGCATGACATCAACCTGATTGGTGGCATGGGTAAACAAAAAAGTCCGCACGCCCGTAATCCAGGTTTGAAAGAGCGAAACAACAATCATGCCCGAAAGCATCGCATCAAGGGAGTTCACACTGTGATGCACCAGAACGTCATCAATAATCCGCTGGGTGAAAAACGGGCTGGCCAGCCCGAATAGCTGCAGCAGGAACGACAAGCCCAGCACTTTCCCCCATAAATTCCGATAACGCCAGATTAGCGGAATGAACCAGGACAAGCCAAACCTTTTCTGTTTTTCCGCCGTCCCCAGGCGGCGGGTAAACAAAACCAGTTCGCCGCTCCAGGCTTGTAAAAAACTGTCC harbors:
- a CDS encoding peptidase domain-containing ABC transporter, which encodes MMTNGTLPPGADKLDTALKCLLIVAGYYGIPAVEEQLRRAYVVKAGKMDTLMLVRAARGLGFKARAFKGDAVRLDRMALPAIALLKNGKYVVLGKWDGEAAMLVDPGREQPVALPRDSFLQAWSGELVLFTRRLGTAEKQKRFGLSWFIPLIWRYRNLWGKVLGLSFLLQLFGLASPFFTQRIIDDVLVHHSVNSLDAMLSGMIVVSLFQTWITGVRTFLFTHATNQVDVMLGAKLFRQITALPVKYFETWQVGEVVARVRELENVRQFITGSAITVVLDVVFTVVYMLAMFLYSTTLSVIALLILPLYILLNAVVTPLYRSRLQEQFAAGTENQTFLIEMVTGIHTVKALAVEPQLLQEWEQRLARYIETSFRTANLANVAGSTGGFIQQFFILLVLWFGARQVMGDSLSVGGLMAFQMLAGQIFAPVLRLVSLWQSFQQVGVSVERLGDIMNETAEPAFNPNRTTLPAVRGDIVFDRVTFRYRQDAGEVLHQVKLQIRAESSVGIVGRSGSGKSTLTKLMQRLYVPESGRIMIDGVDLAQVEPAWLRRQIGVVLQDTFLFNGTVRENIAAACPGAPIADVVKAARMSGAHEFISEMAQGYDTSVGERGSALSGGQRQRLAIARALLTNPRILIFDEATSALDYESERRIMENLNQMAAGRTLIMIAHRLSTVRHCDQIIVLDRGRVMEQGSHEELMRLRGIYYSLHQQQNPDEADPVCEGVGETAATECWSDTPGNW